A stretch of Prunus dulcis chromosome 6, ALMONDv2, whole genome shotgun sequence DNA encodes these proteins:
- the LOC117629548 gene encoding uncharacterized protein LOC117629548 isoform X1 yields MLQWMGGSRRKVATSRKSTQQRQKQYFEQRRRQQQHQGQTTGLETYADGINISGQHHKEHRSLDILSFLNLSTTAQEHKSACPNRREDVEVNASRMKYDITKDPPTMPPKMVAPLNSVEFNQARAESGFREEIASPKMVMPNHNKSFNEINSQPDDCRTDTDQQFSVVDFFGDDGLNDYVEGSPVHEAHVAFSVEGLGKVGMETPVHSPKQPARTFTYDCSSPLNAARQPKSFKNHKNLDDFETEMDAMMQDINMPRCSSGLEFSTNSMDSFGYSKQKLSRHDGHSGKLDSYYGSRRIFDHAENCGKDKWDGRRCFQDESSFNEWEHDLSWKRPSEMNCDSVDNFMHRTYKTPDFTFEGPFSPLRSATDITDKFDILGAPSYSKHQRSEYDHDFMISNGARHHTVGRSFDFGGVTNQPDWSCFVTDERDNLSLLSEESCSSSAVRVNAIDNSLSKSTRNRSKRRHDNAYAGPEYHANVTSTGKTHDKSRHDVHPENIAHGSGKCTKMSNSSKLKPSHYSNSPFDEKFNPNSNWFTEERYMSVNINSVCSSFHQNSDTNCPSAGSKLLFGDPFSASPVPELHLDPRSPSKHSEPVASSPSGSFITEKFEFHDSPKTSKIGVGSTKTELFPYSPGNTPSPDLSAQESVSKVEGRKAESQPSEEFKLEEESCIMNNGLFTENNDEMGALTSKSKNSEFKEAKDAAPGLKASVKSTYFPDHAEKASSSLKTLGKFDSKIDGKEYVVQTFKYFLSLKFLCLVPQLFFKPIIFVLKRFSLFPEIPMVMKFLFHVNIGPKKWKMLSLRKERKKLNNKVILLTHLVG; encoded by the exons ATGTTGCAATGGATGGGAGGATCGAGGCGGAAAGTAGCAACT TCGAGGAAGTCTACACAGCAGAG GCAAAAGCAATACTTTGAACAAAGAAGACGACAACAACAGCATCAGGGGCAAACAACTGGGTTAGAGACCTATGCAGATGGAATAAACATATCTGGGCAACATCACAAAGAACATCGGTCGTTGGATATTCTCAGTTTTCTGAACTTGTCAACGACTGCTCAAGAACATAAATCTGCTTGCCCCAATC GAAGGGAAGATGTAGAAGTCAATGCTTCAAGAATGAAGTATGATATCACAAAGGATCCACCAACAATGCCTCCAAAGATGGTTGCTCCTCTCAACTCTGTTGAATTTAACCAAGCAA GAGCTGAATCAGGTTTCCGAGAGGAGATTGCATCACCAAAAAT GGTTATGCCTAATCATAACAAGTCTTTCAATGAAATTAATTCTCAACCAGATGACTGCAGGACAGATACTGACCAGC AGTTTTCTgtggttgatttttttggcGATGATGGGTTGAATGACTACGTAGAAGGCAGCCCAGTACATGAAGCTCATGTTGCATTTTCAGTTGAAG GTTTGGGTAAAGTGGGAATGGAAACACCAGTCCATTCACCAAAACAGCCGGCAAG AACATTCACCTATGATTGCTCCTCGCCGTTGAATGCTGCAAGGCAACCAAAATCATTCAAGAACCACAAGAATCTGGATGACTTTGAAACTGAAATG GATGCAATGATGCAAGATATCAATATGCCCCGATGTAGCAGTGGTTTAGAGTTTTCTACCAATTCAATGGATTCATTTGGTTATTCAAAGCAGAAATTATCAAGACATGATGGTCACAGTGGTAAACTAGATAGTTATTATGGATCCAGGAGAATCTTTGACCATGCTGAAAATTGCGGCAAAGATAAATGGGATG GTAGGCGTTGCTTCCAAGATGAAAGCTCTTTTAATGAATGGGAACATGATTTATCATGGAAGAGGCCAAGTGAAATGAACTGTGATTCTGTTGATAATTTTATGCACAGAACGTATAAGACGCCAGATTTTACTTTTGAAGGTCCCTTTTCACCGTTGAG GTCTGCAACAGATATAACAGACAAGTTTGACATCTTAG GGGCACCTTCATATTCCAAGCACCAAAGATCAGAATATGATCATGATTTTATGATTTCCAATGGGGCACG ACACCATACAGTAGGAAGgagttttgattttggaggtGTAACCAACCAACCAGATTGGTCTTGCTTTGTGACTGATGAAAGGGATAATTTGAGCTTGCTGAG CGAAGAATCATGCTCATCAAGTGCAG TGAGAGTCAATGCAATTGATAATTCACTGTCAAAGTCAACTAGGAATCGAAGCAAGAGAAGACATGACAATGCATATGCTGGACCAGAATATCATGCAAATGTAACTTCTACAGGAAAGACACATGACAAAAGCAGACATGATGTTCACCCAGAGAATATTGCACACGGGTCAGGAAAATGTACAAAGATGTCAAATTCATCAAAGTTAAAACCATCCCACTACTCAAACTCTCCTTTCGATGAAAAGTTTAACCCAAACAGCAATTGGTTCACTGAGGAGCGATATATGTCGGTTAATATAAATTCAGTTTGCAGTTctttccatcaaaattcaGATACAAACTGTCCATCTGCAGGCTCAAAGCTCTTGTTTGGAGATCCTTTTAGTGCAAGTCCTGTCCCAGAATTACATCTTGATCCTAGATCTCCTTCTAAACACTCTGAACCTGTTGCAAGTTCACCTTCTGGCAGTTTTATTActgagaaatttgaatttcatgaTTCTCCTAAAACTTCTAAGATAGGGGTTGGATCAACAAAAACAGAGTTGTTTCCCTATTCTCCTGGAAACACACCATCTCCTGATTTATCAGCGCAGGAAAGTGTCAGCAAAGTTGAGGGAAGAAAAGCAGAATCCCAGCCCAGCGAAGAATTTAAGCTTGAGGAAGAAAGTTGTATTATGAACAACGGTTTGTTCACAGAAAACAATGATGAAATGGGTGCTTTAACATCGAAGAGCAAGAACAGTGAATTTAAGGAAGCAAAAGATGCAGCTCCAGGACTAAAGGCAAGTGTGAAGTCAACCTATTTTCCTGATCATGCAGAGAAGGCATCATCGTCTCTGAAGACTCTAGGCAAATTTGACAGCAAAATAGATGGCAAGGAGTATGTTGTACAAACATTTAAGTATTTCCTCTCCCTCAagtttttatgtttggttCCCCAACTCTTCTTTAAGCCTATTATATTTGTACTTAAGAGGTTTTCATTGTTTCCAGAGATCCCCATGGTTATGAAATTCCTCTTCCATGTCAACATCGGACCAAAG AAATGGAAGATGCTGAGCCtcaggaaagaaagaaagaaactaaacAACAAGGTGATTTTGTTGACTCATCTTGTCGGGTGA
- the LOC117629548 gene encoding uncharacterized protein LOC117629548 isoform X5 — MLQWMGGSRRKVATSRKSTQQRQKQYFEQRRRQQQHQGQTTGLETYADGINISGQHHKEHRSLDILSFLNLSTTAQEHKSACPNRREDVEVNASRMKYDITKDPPTMPPKMVAPLNSVEFNQARAESGFREEIASPKMVMPNHNKSFNEINSQPDDCRTDTDQQFSVVDFFGDDGLNDYVEGSPVHEAHVAFSVEGLGKVGMETPVHSPKQPARTFTYDCSSPLNAARQPKSFKNHKNLDDFETEMDAMMQDINMPRCSSGLEFSTNSMDSFGYSKQKLSRHDGHSGKLDSYYGSRRIFDHAENCGKDKWDGAPSYSKHQRSEYDHDFMISNGARHHTVGRSFDFGGVTNQPDWSCFVTDERDNLSLLSEESCSSSAVRVNAIDNSLSKSTRNRSKRRHDNAYAGPEYHANVTSTGKTHDKSRHDVHPENIAHGSGKCTKMSNSSKLKPSHYSNSPFDEKFNPNSNWFTEERYMSVNINSVCSSFHQNSDTNCPSAGSKLLFGDPFSASPVPELHLDPRSPSKHSEPVASSPSGSFITEKFEFHDSPKTSKIGVGSTKTELFPYSPGNTPSPDLSAQESVSKVEGRKAESQPSEEFKLEEESCIMNNGLFTENNDEMGALTSKSKNSEFKEAKDAAPGLKASVKSTYFPDHAEKASSSLKTLGKFDSKIDGKEYVVQTFKYFLSLKFLCLVPQLFFKPIIFVLKRFSLFPEIPMVMKFLFHVNIGPKKWKMLSLRKERKKLNNKVILLTHLVG; from the exons ATGTTGCAATGGATGGGAGGATCGAGGCGGAAAGTAGCAACT TCGAGGAAGTCTACACAGCAGAG GCAAAAGCAATACTTTGAACAAAGAAGACGACAACAACAGCATCAGGGGCAAACAACTGGGTTAGAGACCTATGCAGATGGAATAAACATATCTGGGCAACATCACAAAGAACATCGGTCGTTGGATATTCTCAGTTTTCTGAACTTGTCAACGACTGCTCAAGAACATAAATCTGCTTGCCCCAATC GAAGGGAAGATGTAGAAGTCAATGCTTCAAGAATGAAGTATGATATCACAAAGGATCCACCAACAATGCCTCCAAAGATGGTTGCTCCTCTCAACTCTGTTGAATTTAACCAAGCAA GAGCTGAATCAGGTTTCCGAGAGGAGATTGCATCACCAAAAAT GGTTATGCCTAATCATAACAAGTCTTTCAATGAAATTAATTCTCAACCAGATGACTGCAGGACAGATACTGACCAGC AGTTTTCTgtggttgatttttttggcGATGATGGGTTGAATGACTACGTAGAAGGCAGCCCAGTACATGAAGCTCATGTTGCATTTTCAGTTGAAG GTTTGGGTAAAGTGGGAATGGAAACACCAGTCCATTCACCAAAACAGCCGGCAAG AACATTCACCTATGATTGCTCCTCGCCGTTGAATGCTGCAAGGCAACCAAAATCATTCAAGAACCACAAGAATCTGGATGACTTTGAAACTGAAATG GATGCAATGATGCAAGATATCAATATGCCCCGATGTAGCAGTGGTTTAGAGTTTTCTACCAATTCAATGGATTCATTTGGTTATTCAAAGCAGAAATTATCAAGACATGATGGTCACAGTGGTAAACTAGATAGTTATTATGGATCCAGGAGAATCTTTGACCATGCTGAAAATTGCGGCAAAGATAAATGGGATG GGGCACCTTCATATTCCAAGCACCAAAGATCAGAATATGATCATGATTTTATGATTTCCAATGGGGCACG ACACCATACAGTAGGAAGgagttttgattttggaggtGTAACCAACCAACCAGATTGGTCTTGCTTTGTGACTGATGAAAGGGATAATTTGAGCTTGCTGAG CGAAGAATCATGCTCATCAAGTGCAG TGAGAGTCAATGCAATTGATAATTCACTGTCAAAGTCAACTAGGAATCGAAGCAAGAGAAGACATGACAATGCATATGCTGGACCAGAATATCATGCAAATGTAACTTCTACAGGAAAGACACATGACAAAAGCAGACATGATGTTCACCCAGAGAATATTGCACACGGGTCAGGAAAATGTACAAAGATGTCAAATTCATCAAAGTTAAAACCATCCCACTACTCAAACTCTCCTTTCGATGAAAAGTTTAACCCAAACAGCAATTGGTTCACTGAGGAGCGATATATGTCGGTTAATATAAATTCAGTTTGCAGTTctttccatcaaaattcaGATACAAACTGTCCATCTGCAGGCTCAAAGCTCTTGTTTGGAGATCCTTTTAGTGCAAGTCCTGTCCCAGAATTACATCTTGATCCTAGATCTCCTTCTAAACACTCTGAACCTGTTGCAAGTTCACCTTCTGGCAGTTTTATTActgagaaatttgaatttcatgaTTCTCCTAAAACTTCTAAGATAGGGGTTGGATCAACAAAAACAGAGTTGTTTCCCTATTCTCCTGGAAACACACCATCTCCTGATTTATCAGCGCAGGAAAGTGTCAGCAAAGTTGAGGGAAGAAAAGCAGAATCCCAGCCCAGCGAAGAATTTAAGCTTGAGGAAGAAAGTTGTATTATGAACAACGGTTTGTTCACAGAAAACAATGATGAAATGGGTGCTTTAACATCGAAGAGCAAGAACAGTGAATTTAAGGAAGCAAAAGATGCAGCTCCAGGACTAAAGGCAAGTGTGAAGTCAACCTATTTTCCTGATCATGCAGAGAAGGCATCATCGTCTCTGAAGACTCTAGGCAAATTTGACAGCAAAATAGATGGCAAGGAGTATGTTGTACAAACATTTAAGTATTTCCTCTCCCTCAagtttttatgtttggttCCCCAACTCTTCTTTAAGCCTATTATATTTGTACTTAAGAGGTTTTCATTGTTTCCAGAGATCCCCATGGTTATGAAATTCCTCTTCCATGTCAACATCGGACCAAAG AAATGGAAGATGCTGAGCCtcaggaaagaaagaaagaaactaaacAACAAGGTGATTTTGTTGACTCATCTTGTCGGGTGA
- the LOC117629548 gene encoding uncharacterized protein LOC117629548 isoform X2, with protein sequence MLQWMGGSRRKVATSRKSTQQRQKQYFEQRRRQQQHQGQTTGLETYADGINISGQHHKEHRSLDILSFLNLSTTAQEHKSACPNRREDVEVNASRMKYDITKDPPTMPPKMVAPLNSVEFNQARAESGFREEIASPKMVMPNHNKSFNEINSQPDDCRTDTDQQFSVVDFFGDDGLNDYVEGSPVHEAHVAFSVEGLGKVGMETPVHSPKQPARTFTYDCSSPLNAARQPKSFKNHKNLDDFETEMDAMMQDINMPRCSSGLEFSTNSMDSFGYSKQKLSRHDGHSGKLDSYYGSRRIFDHAENCGKDKWDGRRCFQDESSFNEWEHDLSWKRPSEMNCDSVDNFMHRTYKTPDFTFEGPFSPLRSATDITDKFDILGAPSYSKHQRSEYDHDFMISNGARHHTVGRSFDFGGVTNQPDWSCFVTDERDNLSLLSEESCSSSAVRVNAIDNSLSKSTRNRSKRRHDNAYAGPEYHANVTSTGKTHDKSRHDVHPENIAHGSGKCTKMSNSSKLKPSHYSNSPFDEKFNPNSNWFTEERYMSVNINSVCSSFHQNSDTNCPSAGSKLLFGDPFSASPVPELHLDPRSPSKHSEPVASSPSGSFITEKFEFHDSPKTSKIGVGSTKTELFPYSPGNTPSPDLSAQESVSKVEGRKAESQPSEEFKLEEESCIMNNGLFTENNDEMGALTSKSKNSEFKEAKDAAPGLKASVKSTYFPDHAEKASSSLKTLGKFDSKIDGKEYVVQTFKDPHGYEIPLPCQHRTKEMEDAEPQERKKETKQQGDFVDSSCRVMMLQSYVQFLCVQKVLKEAAAQTGIKKK encoded by the exons ATGTTGCAATGGATGGGAGGATCGAGGCGGAAAGTAGCAACT TCGAGGAAGTCTACACAGCAGAG GCAAAAGCAATACTTTGAACAAAGAAGACGACAACAACAGCATCAGGGGCAAACAACTGGGTTAGAGACCTATGCAGATGGAATAAACATATCTGGGCAACATCACAAAGAACATCGGTCGTTGGATATTCTCAGTTTTCTGAACTTGTCAACGACTGCTCAAGAACATAAATCTGCTTGCCCCAATC GAAGGGAAGATGTAGAAGTCAATGCTTCAAGAATGAAGTATGATATCACAAAGGATCCACCAACAATGCCTCCAAAGATGGTTGCTCCTCTCAACTCTGTTGAATTTAACCAAGCAA GAGCTGAATCAGGTTTCCGAGAGGAGATTGCATCACCAAAAAT GGTTATGCCTAATCATAACAAGTCTTTCAATGAAATTAATTCTCAACCAGATGACTGCAGGACAGATACTGACCAGC AGTTTTCTgtggttgatttttttggcGATGATGGGTTGAATGACTACGTAGAAGGCAGCCCAGTACATGAAGCTCATGTTGCATTTTCAGTTGAAG GTTTGGGTAAAGTGGGAATGGAAACACCAGTCCATTCACCAAAACAGCCGGCAAG AACATTCACCTATGATTGCTCCTCGCCGTTGAATGCTGCAAGGCAACCAAAATCATTCAAGAACCACAAGAATCTGGATGACTTTGAAACTGAAATG GATGCAATGATGCAAGATATCAATATGCCCCGATGTAGCAGTGGTTTAGAGTTTTCTACCAATTCAATGGATTCATTTGGTTATTCAAAGCAGAAATTATCAAGACATGATGGTCACAGTGGTAAACTAGATAGTTATTATGGATCCAGGAGAATCTTTGACCATGCTGAAAATTGCGGCAAAGATAAATGGGATG GTAGGCGTTGCTTCCAAGATGAAAGCTCTTTTAATGAATGGGAACATGATTTATCATGGAAGAGGCCAAGTGAAATGAACTGTGATTCTGTTGATAATTTTATGCACAGAACGTATAAGACGCCAGATTTTACTTTTGAAGGTCCCTTTTCACCGTTGAG GTCTGCAACAGATATAACAGACAAGTTTGACATCTTAG GGGCACCTTCATATTCCAAGCACCAAAGATCAGAATATGATCATGATTTTATGATTTCCAATGGGGCACG ACACCATACAGTAGGAAGgagttttgattttggaggtGTAACCAACCAACCAGATTGGTCTTGCTTTGTGACTGATGAAAGGGATAATTTGAGCTTGCTGAG CGAAGAATCATGCTCATCAAGTGCAG TGAGAGTCAATGCAATTGATAATTCACTGTCAAAGTCAACTAGGAATCGAAGCAAGAGAAGACATGACAATGCATATGCTGGACCAGAATATCATGCAAATGTAACTTCTACAGGAAAGACACATGACAAAAGCAGACATGATGTTCACCCAGAGAATATTGCACACGGGTCAGGAAAATGTACAAAGATGTCAAATTCATCAAAGTTAAAACCATCCCACTACTCAAACTCTCCTTTCGATGAAAAGTTTAACCCAAACAGCAATTGGTTCACTGAGGAGCGATATATGTCGGTTAATATAAATTCAGTTTGCAGTTctttccatcaaaattcaGATACAAACTGTCCATCTGCAGGCTCAAAGCTCTTGTTTGGAGATCCTTTTAGTGCAAGTCCTGTCCCAGAATTACATCTTGATCCTAGATCTCCTTCTAAACACTCTGAACCTGTTGCAAGTTCACCTTCTGGCAGTTTTATTActgagaaatttgaatttcatgaTTCTCCTAAAACTTCTAAGATAGGGGTTGGATCAACAAAAACAGAGTTGTTTCCCTATTCTCCTGGAAACACACCATCTCCTGATTTATCAGCGCAGGAAAGTGTCAGCAAAGTTGAGGGAAGAAAAGCAGAATCCCAGCCCAGCGAAGAATTTAAGCTTGAGGAAGAAAGTTGTATTATGAACAACGGTTTGTTCACAGAAAACAATGATGAAATGGGTGCTTTAACATCGAAGAGCAAGAACAGTGAATTTAAGGAAGCAAAAGATGCAGCTCCAGGACTAAAGGCAAGTGTGAAGTCAACCTATTTTCCTGATCATGCAGAGAAGGCATCATCGTCTCTGAAGACTCTAGGCAAATTTGACAGCAAAATAGATGGCAAGGAGTATGTTGTACAAACATTTAA AGATCCCCATGGTTATGAAATTCCTCTTCCATGTCAACATCGGACCAAAG AAATGGAAGATGCTGAGCCtcaggaaagaaagaaagaaactaaacAACAAGGTGATTTTGTTGACTCATCTTGTCGGGTGATGATGCTTCAGAGCTATGTTCAGTTTCTTTGTGTGCAGAAGGTGCTGAAGGAGGCAGCTGCCCAGACTGGCATAAAGAAGAAATAA
- the LOC117629548 gene encoding uncharacterized protein LOC117629548 isoform X3, whose amino-acid sequence MLQWMGGSRRKVATSRKSTQQRQKQYFEQRRRQQQHQGQTTGLETYADGINISGQHHKEHRSLDILSFLNLSTTAQEHKSACPNRREDVEVNASRMKYDITKDPPTMPPKMVAPLNSVEFNQARAESGFREEIASPKMVMPNHNKSFNEINSQPDDCRTDTDQQFSVVDFFGDDGLNDYVEGSPVHEAHVAFSVEGLGKVGMETPVHSPKQPARTFTYDCSSPLNAARQPKSFKNHKNLDDFETEMDAMMQDINMPRCSSGLEFSTNSMDSFGYSKQKLSRHDGHSGKLDSYYGSRRIFDHAENCGKDKWDGRRCFQDESSFNEWEHDLSWKRPSEMNCDSVDNFMHRTYKTPDFTFEGPFSPLRSATDITDKFDILGAPSYSKHQRSEYDHDFMISNGARHHTVGRSFDFGGVTNQPDWSCFVTDERDNLSLLSEESCSSSAVRVNAIDNSLSKSTRNRSKRRHDNAYAGPEYHANVTSTGKTHDKSRHDVHPENIAHGSGKCTKMSNSSKLKPSHYSNSPFDEKFNPNSNWFTEERYMSVNINSVCSSFHQNSDTNCPSAGSKLLFGDPFSASPVPELHLDPRSPSKHSEPVASSPSGSFITEKFEFHDSPKTSKIGVGSTKTELFPYSPGNTPSPDLSAQESVSKVEGRKAESQPSEEFKLEEESCIMNNGLFTENNDEMGALTSKSKNSEFKEAKDAAPGLKASVKSTYFPDHAEKASSSLKTLGKFDSKIDGKEDPHGYEIPLPCQHRTKEMEDAEPQERKKETKQQGDFVDSSCRVMMLQSYVQFLCVQKVLKEAAAQTGIKKK is encoded by the exons ATGTTGCAATGGATGGGAGGATCGAGGCGGAAAGTAGCAACT TCGAGGAAGTCTACACAGCAGAG GCAAAAGCAATACTTTGAACAAAGAAGACGACAACAACAGCATCAGGGGCAAACAACTGGGTTAGAGACCTATGCAGATGGAATAAACATATCTGGGCAACATCACAAAGAACATCGGTCGTTGGATATTCTCAGTTTTCTGAACTTGTCAACGACTGCTCAAGAACATAAATCTGCTTGCCCCAATC GAAGGGAAGATGTAGAAGTCAATGCTTCAAGAATGAAGTATGATATCACAAAGGATCCACCAACAATGCCTCCAAAGATGGTTGCTCCTCTCAACTCTGTTGAATTTAACCAAGCAA GAGCTGAATCAGGTTTCCGAGAGGAGATTGCATCACCAAAAAT GGTTATGCCTAATCATAACAAGTCTTTCAATGAAATTAATTCTCAACCAGATGACTGCAGGACAGATACTGACCAGC AGTTTTCTgtggttgatttttttggcGATGATGGGTTGAATGACTACGTAGAAGGCAGCCCAGTACATGAAGCTCATGTTGCATTTTCAGTTGAAG GTTTGGGTAAAGTGGGAATGGAAACACCAGTCCATTCACCAAAACAGCCGGCAAG AACATTCACCTATGATTGCTCCTCGCCGTTGAATGCTGCAAGGCAACCAAAATCATTCAAGAACCACAAGAATCTGGATGACTTTGAAACTGAAATG GATGCAATGATGCAAGATATCAATATGCCCCGATGTAGCAGTGGTTTAGAGTTTTCTACCAATTCAATGGATTCATTTGGTTATTCAAAGCAGAAATTATCAAGACATGATGGTCACAGTGGTAAACTAGATAGTTATTATGGATCCAGGAGAATCTTTGACCATGCTGAAAATTGCGGCAAAGATAAATGGGATG GTAGGCGTTGCTTCCAAGATGAAAGCTCTTTTAATGAATGGGAACATGATTTATCATGGAAGAGGCCAAGTGAAATGAACTGTGATTCTGTTGATAATTTTATGCACAGAACGTATAAGACGCCAGATTTTACTTTTGAAGGTCCCTTTTCACCGTTGAG GTCTGCAACAGATATAACAGACAAGTTTGACATCTTAG GGGCACCTTCATATTCCAAGCACCAAAGATCAGAATATGATCATGATTTTATGATTTCCAATGGGGCACG ACACCATACAGTAGGAAGgagttttgattttggaggtGTAACCAACCAACCAGATTGGTCTTGCTTTGTGACTGATGAAAGGGATAATTTGAGCTTGCTGAG CGAAGAATCATGCTCATCAAGTGCAG TGAGAGTCAATGCAATTGATAATTCACTGTCAAAGTCAACTAGGAATCGAAGCAAGAGAAGACATGACAATGCATATGCTGGACCAGAATATCATGCAAATGTAACTTCTACAGGAAAGACACATGACAAAAGCAGACATGATGTTCACCCAGAGAATATTGCACACGGGTCAGGAAAATGTACAAAGATGTCAAATTCATCAAAGTTAAAACCATCCCACTACTCAAACTCTCCTTTCGATGAAAAGTTTAACCCAAACAGCAATTGGTTCACTGAGGAGCGATATATGTCGGTTAATATAAATTCAGTTTGCAGTTctttccatcaaaattcaGATACAAACTGTCCATCTGCAGGCTCAAAGCTCTTGTTTGGAGATCCTTTTAGTGCAAGTCCTGTCCCAGAATTACATCTTGATCCTAGATCTCCTTCTAAACACTCTGAACCTGTTGCAAGTTCACCTTCTGGCAGTTTTATTActgagaaatttgaatttcatgaTTCTCCTAAAACTTCTAAGATAGGGGTTGGATCAACAAAAACAGAGTTGTTTCCCTATTCTCCTGGAAACACACCATCTCCTGATTTATCAGCGCAGGAAAGTGTCAGCAAAGTTGAGGGAAGAAAAGCAGAATCCCAGCCCAGCGAAGAATTTAAGCTTGAGGAAGAAAGTTGTATTATGAACAACGGTTTGTTCACAGAAAACAATGATGAAATGGGTGCTTTAACATCGAAGAGCAAGAACAGTGAATTTAAGGAAGCAAAAGATGCAGCTCCAGGACTAAAGGCAAGTGTGAAGTCAACCTATTTTCCTGATCATGCAGAGAAGGCATCATCGTCTCTGAAGACTCTAGGCAAATTTGACAGCAAAATAGATGGCAAGGA AGATCCCCATGGTTATGAAATTCCTCTTCCATGTCAACATCGGACCAAAG AAATGGAAGATGCTGAGCCtcaggaaagaaagaaagaaactaaacAACAAGGTGATTTTGTTGACTCATCTTGTCGGGTGATGATGCTTCAGAGCTATGTTCAGTTTCTTTGTGTGCAGAAGGTGCTGAAGGAGGCAGCTGCCCAGACTGGCATAAAGAAGAAATAA